The genome window CAATTTGTCTATTtagattttagtatttttgtgTTAAATTTGGATCACAGTTCATGCTATTGTCACACCAGCATCGCTAAAAAATCATGCTTTAATTAACATTTTcgttaaaaaacaaattaatgatcaaatttaattatatttatatatataaaaattgagtttttgaaCAAGAATGTGAAAGCAAATCCAAGTGTATGAAAGGGaattttctgttttattttggaATACGAATCATGTGCTTCAATTTATAATGATATAATAGTTGAAAAAATGTAGGTTTTTTGTGGATAAGATCAACCCAGAAATCTATTTGTCATACAGTAGGTTGTCTCCTTCAAGCTTTTGTTTTACTATTTCACTCCATTATTATATACGTAGGACAGCTTCTCActtatttttatgctttttacttcatctaattttatttcttttaattacacAGTTGGCTTTTCGTTCCTCTAAGAaagcatgaaaataaaataaaaatttgctaTTAATCCTTGTAGTTCTTATAAATTGTagatttaacctttatttacatattttcaaaatttgaaattctagtCATGATCTAAACGGTAGTTATTAAATCTGTAAAattaaattctgttattttcaacattatatgcaataaatatattatcatatgtcTAATGTTATATTGACTTGCTATTTTCATAATACTTAAAAAAGTCAACTTCATTCTAGTTATCAGATTTAGCGATTACTGGATTGAAATAtcagattttgaaaaatatgaaaactaaaGATGATCAAACTGAAGAATAGGGATTGAATTTACAACATACACATGATACGAGGCTCATAGCAGAACTTGACCTAATGAATTAAGTAAAGACTAATATtgcaaaattcaaaaagtacaatgactaaacTTACAACTTACTCAAATAGAAGgactaataagaaaattttcaacataatCATTTCTCTCATATACTCAAGGTCTTGGCAGCCTTTATAAAAAGGGGTCATCATAGAACTCATTTAGCAAAACATACATTGCATGGtttaattacaacattttaGGACAGAAGCTGTTGGAAGAGAAACTTTATTACGAGTATGGGAAATGTGGGAGAGATAGAAGAGATGCAATGGTTACCTTCTCCAGATTCAACAACAGCAACACTGCCGTTGTTGTCTTTGAACCATGTTTCTTTTGTCTCCAAATCAGTGAGCAAATCCGTGAGGTTTTACGAGCAAGTTTTGGGATTTGTTCTCATCAAACGCCCTTCTTCTTTCAACTTTGAAGGAGCTTGGTATGCTTAATTACTATACCACTCTCTTTAATTCCTCTCTTTAAAgctgtttttaaattaatttttcgtCGTGAAATGGTTGACTTTCTGTTTTGATCTCTGAGTAAATTTGGGGTTCAACTTTTTATAGTTCTAAGACTGTTGAGGCAAAAATAGAGGAGGGGGCGGGTGAGTGATAAATGGATGATTGTGGAGAGAACCAATTAGTTGAGTGATCTGAAATAGTGTTTGCAtgagtagtttttttttttttgcgggATTTTTAACTCTATCCGAGAAGTTTACGAAGTGTCGTTGGTTTAATATTGGTATGTCTTTCAACATATCTTATATTCTTCTCGATAGGGTTGTATCTCAATTTGGTGAGAGTTCGAGTGCTTGAAAAGGTAACAGGTTCAACAGAATGGGAACATCTTGTCGGATGCTCGAAAAAGTTGACCATGCATGCCTGTATAATCACTCACCAAAGAAATTTCAACAATTACATTTGGTGGGATTTGAATCCATACCTATGATCTATGGGTAAGAGCCGAGTGATAGTGTCTTTATTGACTTATTGAAGCATTTTTAACTCTTGGCGAATGATACTTTACAAACTTCTCGTTTTCTCGATGAgtcatctttttttattaaccTCTTTTTGTGggattaaattctaattttaatccaataaaGGAGAACTATTATGTGGTTCTCAAAGCATTGAATCTGCAGCATGTGGAAGGCATTTATTTTCCCAACAAACTCCAACACCGATTGCAATCAAaatgttttcttaaaaaaatggaTATTTGATTTTCAGGTTGTTCAACTACGGGATCGGCATCCATTTGTTAGAATCCGAGAGTGTTCCAacgaagaaagagaaaataaatcccaAAGACAACCATATATCGTTTCAATGCTCCGACATGAAGCAGGTGATTCGAAAACTTGAAGCGATGAAGATCGAGTACGTGACGGCAGTGGTTGAAGAAGGTGGGATTCAAGTGGATCAGTTGTTTTTTCACGATCCCGATGGCTACATGATTGAGATTTGCAACTGTCAAAACCTTCCGGTTCTTCCACTTACCTCTTGCCCTCTCAAGCTGCCCAGTTCTAGTAGCAGCAATACCGCGGTTCCTTCTTTATACGGTAAATGCTTTTGTTATGGTTTAATTCCggttttagtccctttaatatgccgatatttgaattttagtatcTTTTGTTTTAAGTTGGGTTTTTTAGTAATTCTAAATTAATAGGCAACGCTAGTTTTGTCATTAAAGTGATGGAATTGATTTGTTATTCGATCAAATAGCTAGGATGACGTCAAAGTATAATTAATCaggtttaattaataataaattatttgtttgtcAAATCAAGGGCGAAGCTATAAATTAGTGGGATCAAAATTGAACTGTAAAATTTTGTAGGGTCGAAAAAGTTTaccattttattaattacattttacaaAACTTAAGGGCGTAAAAAGCAATTTTCCCAAACTAAGGAGGGTCTACGTCAAAAACTTaagattgtttaaaaaaattaaatagtgttataaatttgaaagttGAATGTATTTGAGAGGTCTCTctattttatggatttgatcaaattagcctctctactattaaataaatttatttcgtCCATGTactatttaaaaagaattaaataagatCAAGTTAGAGTGAGTTAACATTTAgtcatttattgtttaaaaatgtcATATGTTATttaacaaagttaatatttttaaagttttatagttttataaatgatttttttttttttggaattgaactgaaacttgaaaaaataatgTTGAAGATATAATACAAGGGCTGAATTGAGCCATTTAATAATAGATAGTTCAACCCAATTTGAATTTCTAATAACATTCTAAAACTAAAGAATCAAATTGTACCAAATTAGAGagataaatcttaaatttcagCATAATAGAGGGACGAAAACAAGAGTTAGAccttatattttatacattaaaattcAGCGAGTTTTTGATTCATTTAGGGAGAAGCTGACTGTTAACGTTGTAATGAAAACTACAGGGAAACGAAGCAGGGAAACACCTTGCTCTGCGGTGGCGGCTGTGATGATGGAAAACTTGCTTTTGGATCTGTTGGACATATCCTTTTGATTGTTTCGATTTTggattcaaaaataatttgttttatacaaATTGTTTGCCAAATctgtgaagaagaaaaaaaagaggggGGAGGGGGATATTTGTAATGCTAGTGAAAGGTGGTTGTGAGTTTATTCAATTCGTGATTTTTGTGCTTGTATTTACATTGAACAGTACTTATAAATGCATGTGAAATCTTGTCCTTTCCCTTGTCATGATGCATATTGGTTCAGTCATTTTCGAACCTCCAGCTGCACGTTTTAAAGGAGTCTTAAAACAAAACTAGTACaacatgatatttttttttatgagaactaaaatatattaaatcgaaattttaatatttttgaaagtcaaactataattttacaatatattacttcaaatttttataaattttgagagacTAAAAAGAAGCAAGTTTTTACCTACCCTCTCCCTTTGACCCTGAACATAAGTTTGAAACCTCTGAGACTTTGGGAGGGTTTTAggctttcaaaatctataaaatattaagttaatatatagtaaaattataatttgcaCCTTccaaaaatgctaaaatttcaatttaatccctttaaaaaCCGTAAAAATAGAGGCTAATATAaaggtgaaattacattttaactctcatttttataatttaatctcaaCCCctcctaaaaaatatttttagcttaGCCCTAAAAACAACCTAGTGCTTCAGGAGAGTACCGTCAATGGATTCATTTGCTATCAccttttataaaaaagaaatccCCGATCTTGCAACATAATTGTTGCGTTGAATCATGACATTAAGGCTTTCTACCTAACTGTGTCATGAAGATATTTTTTGTCGGTAAAATTCTCTAGTTATGGTTGAAAATGCaagtgtaaatatatatatatatatagatgggTTAAGGAGGATAACAGCTAATAGCACAACGGCGGAGGGAAGTAACCTATCCGCCCTATTCAAGAACCGGATGAGATGACAACGAAAACATCATCGAGAGACCATTTTCTTTGTTCTGATTTTTTTGGAGGGTTGATAATTGCACGTTCGGAGTTTGCAAGGCGGTAGCCGATGATGATTTCTTGTCTTTGCCGACCCCTGATCATTATTTCATAAAAGCATAACTCTTCCTGGTCGAATAAGTAGAATTCTGCTGGTTTGATACACATTTCGTTCCCCTGTGAAAGAACGGGGCTAGAAATTTAGCAAAGGTTTCGTAGCTCTCATTTCGAAAGCAACAACAGTATTTGAGGGGTGTGAGAATTACCTCCTCTGCAAAAAGCTCCTCAAGAACACGATTTATTTGCTTGTCTTCAGCCACCATTGCCAGTGCCATGCTTACAAGCTCATTTGAAAGCACATAGTCACTGATTCTCGAGACTGAAACCAGGTTCCTTGTCCTAGAGTCCAAAATTTCACTAATGATGATTGATTTATCTGAAGCTTGCTGCATTTCACGAATCCAAGAGCTGTGAGTGAATCCAGCAAGCCGTAAAGAAGTTGACTTTGTATCTCTGTAAGGGAGACGTTTCGACTGCAAACCACAAGGAAGCAAAAGTACCAGCCATGGTCAGGACTTGGGAGTGTCAACATGTAATCAGCCTAATGCTACttattaaagataaataacaaaatCCTTAATTATACTTTCATAATCTTTAGTTTTTCCTATTTTGATAGTCTGTTCATGTTAGCATTTGAGATCGATGAAGCTGTTTTCATGGAACCTGTATCATCTATCAGCAAGAAGCTAAAAGATGCCGGTTTATAGAGTAAATTATCGCATAAATCTAGGTCATCACAGATTTTGGTAACCTAGTTTGTTTACATAATCTGAAAAACAGTATAACACTTGCCTGTATGTCTCGAATAAGGAGAAGGGTGGCAAGAGATCTAGAGTCTGAATGCACTACAGAGTCCTCCAGTGATTCATCTGCAAGAATTAAAATCTGTCCTTTAGAGTTAGTAATCAGTTGACTTACGATCGGAGTGAGTGACTAAAACAATGGACTTAAGAAACAACAATACTAAATACTGGAGCGAGGTAACATATATTAGAGGTACGTTGGAGTTATGCCAACAAGGATAGAGGATATAATAACTTACAGAATCAAAAGTCTCCAAAGGCAGGCTTTCTAAGTGCCTTCTAATGACGGCATTTCCCTCACGGTGGACGAGTTTTATGTTCTCTAATCCAGAAATATCAAGTCCACCATCAATCAGTTtcctctctctttctttttctgtaaCCTCGTTGAACATCCACAGTTCTGAACCCGGGGCGAGAAATGCCTCCAGAacctaaaaagttaaacatGGTTCACATATCAAGCAGGATGAGACTGAATAGGAAGTAGAAACTCCaatctcttaattttttttaatcacatTTTAAGCTCCATTCCTTCTGATGCATAACAAAAAGGGTATTGAAAAGTTATATGGTTAAGAACTATAAGCAAATGCATTACCATAATCATATCATGAATATCACGCCGCCAGCCACAGAACAGTATCCTCTCGGGATATTTCGGAAGTTCAGGTACTTTTGGGAAGCTAACTCTACGTACCTGCATGCAGCATGTCAAACACAGGATTACCATCGGTAAATGCTGCACAGATATGCTTTTTATTAACTAACATTTCGGCATTCAAGAACCCTGCCTAAAGAAAAATTACCTCTGGAAGAGGACCAGGAGAATAAGTGTCATCATCCTCGGCTATAACAAGGACTCCATCCCCTTCTTTTAGTACATAACTATCATCTGGATTTAGGATTATCTTCCCATTATCTGCAGCAACCTTGACTCCACAAGGAATTGCATCAGGAAATGAAATGAGCACATCTTCAAACTGCATACCATCCAATTCAGGCCACCTTTTGATGTAAAACTCATCATTTTCAAACCCCAATATATCCTCCCATatctgaaaatagaaaaataaaaatcaaactaaaGGGAAAAGAATAtcttcaatttgataaaaaaaacaaactaaaggGAAAAAATGAGGAACATAAATCATAATATTCATGTTATTCAAATGATAATGGGAAATAGAAGATGACCAATAATATAGTTGGACCCTGATCGGAAACATTTTAGTGATATGAAGAGGAAAATAACATGAAAGATTAGAAGTGGAGAGACTATACAAAATTGTGAATGTGCAACTAGCATTTTCATGAAATGTATGAGGACTAAGAAACCATCTTTTCCTCTAATGAAGTAGTTGGCACTTTGAGAAACAATGTAGAGAATGAGAATAGCCTGGTGGTGAATGTTAAGATGGGATTAGAGGCAAATATGGCATAGCAAAGGACTGACTTAAACAGGTGAGCAAAAGAGATGGGGAAAAGGGTATAAGAGGACGGGGAAAAGGCCAAATATAAAGCAAATTGAGGTGCTGAGAAAAGCAATTAGGCACATCAATTGGAGAATAGTTTGATCATTCAGTCCAACCAAGATGTTTGTAGCCAAACGAAAATGAGCACCTTGTTCACAAATaactaaatttgaataatttcattGATAATTACAGGACATACTTTCAATAGATGTActtcaagaaatttaaaagtGAAACTTAAGTAAGAGAGTAACCTGTGCAAGGCCAGGTTGCAGGGCACACTGTATCATCAAGCGACCAATCACATCATGTGCAACAACAGTTTCTATGAGATCTCCTCCAACAAGCTTTACCAGGGGCTCATTGTCAAGGTCACTCATTTCAACCACAACATGACCTCTCAAACCCTCCTTTACTCCAGTTAGACTGAGCACAACCCTCAAGGCACGTGCATCACTCTGGTAAAAGAACACATAATCATTGATGTTGTCCAAGAAAAAGAAGTTGAGAAACATGATTGAAATGGAAGTTTGAGCAACCTGATCTGCATTTTCATCAGTTGCCAAGACAATAATGGCACGTGCTTTCGATACAGAGACCTGTAATTAGAAGAATGTAAATACAGATGCAGTTGCGTAATGAgcaaaaaaaagggagaaaatgaAATGATCAGAACATATAAATAAAGGCAACAACCCACTGAATGTTCGTCAGGTTGAATCTGGTAACCCATCTAATGTTAAACTGATTTAAAATCTCAGCACAGGAtcggaaaataaaagaagtaaactATAAAGATGTCAAATTACCTTCTTTAAATCAGCAAGAATCAGAGGACTTCCACTCCTGCATATGACAGATGTTCCCATAAAATCAAATTCCAGCTTAGCTATTTCCATCTCCATTTCCTCCTTGTCTCTTTCTGCAAGTACTACAACCACTCCACCCCCAATACTTTTGTTCGCTATTGCTAGTTGCTTCAAAAGTgatccctaaaataaaaaatgattatttctTAAACCCGAGGCTTTCTATCTCTTACAAGGCCAAAATTAGAGATTCAGTATCACTTAAAGACTGCCTTGGAAAGGATATACAAAATAAAGAGAGTTACCAATTTGTCACTCCATCCAAGAATTAGCATATGGTTCTTTTCAATGACTTCACTCTT of Gossypium raimondii isolate GPD5lz chromosome 3, ASM2569854v1, whole genome shotgun sequence contains these proteins:
- the LOC105795504 gene encoding glyoxylase I 4 isoform X1, translated to MGNVGEIEEMQWLPSPDSTTATLPLLSLNHVSFVSKSVSKSVRFYEQVLGFVLIKRPSSFNFEGAWLFNYGIGIHLLESESVPTKKEKINPKDNHISFQCSDMKQVIRKLEAMKIEYVTAVVEEGGIQVDQLFFHDPDGYMIEICNCQNLPVLPLTSCPLKLPSSSSSNTAVPSLYGKRSRETPCSAVAAVMMENLLLDLLDISF
- the LOC105795504 gene encoding uncharacterized protein LOC105795504 isoform X2, which codes for MGTSCRMLEKVDHACLYNHSPKKFQQLHLVGFESIPMIYGLFNYGIGIHLLESESVPTKKEKINPKDNHISFQCSDMKQVIRKLEAMKIEYVTAVVEEGGIQVDQLFFHDPDGYMIEICNCQNLPVLPLTSCPLKLPSSSSSNTAVPSLYGKRSRETPCSAVAAVMMENLLLDLLDISF
- the LOC105795505 gene encoding ion channel DMI1, producing MRSNGGSGESASTQSPRNPSSQKAERPPVLKKFKPIEPDDPRPTPHFPGPLFPAVRRVTSLPPSSNRRASFDTDADKPSSVGDVTASNLNNIDVVNSLSDRDWMYPSFLGPHAARNRVMTVKAASRQPIRGGGERLVDRVESKVVDEKQQSNTPVNKEEVKIVASQVSTTMTERSSVSSWSARRILRVKLKRYFIFSVIIFSCIYPLTYVIHLRNKVERLEVENINLRRWCSETDVGNYSNEVLQPEDDSSYKIFGNADSKTVALYTVMFTLMMPFVLYKCLDYLPQIKILSKRTKPNKEEVPLKKRIAYMVDVCFSVYPYAKLLALLFATIFLIGFGGLALYAVTDGSLTEALWLSWTFVADSGNHSDSIGIGPRIVSVSISSGGMLIFAMMLGLVSDAISEKVDSLRKGKSEVIEKNHMLILGWSDKLGSLLKQLAIANKSIGGGVVVVLAERDKEEMEMEIAKLEFDFMGTSVICRSGSPLILADLKKVSVSKARAIIVLATDENADQSDARALRVVLSLTGVKEGLRGHVVVEMSDLDNEPLVKLVGGDLIETVVAHDVIGRLMIQCALQPGLAQIWEDILGFENDEFYIKRWPELDGMQFEDVLISFPDAIPCGVKVAADNGKIILNPDDSYVLKEGDGVLVIAEDDDTYSPGPLPEVRRVSFPKVPELPKYPERILFCGWRRDIHDMIMVLEAFLAPGSELWMFNEVTEKERERKLIDGGLDISGLENIKLVHREGNAVIRRHLESLPLETFDSILILADESLEDSVVHSDSRSLATLLLIRDIQSKRLPYRDTKSTSLRLAGFTHSSWIREMQQASDKSIIISEILDSRTRNLVSVSRISDYVLSNELVSMALAMVAEDKQINRVLEELFAEEGNEMCIKPAEFYLFDQEELCFYEIMIRGRQRQEIIIGYRLANSERAIINPPKKSEQRKWSLDDVFVVISSGS